A window from candidate division KSB1 bacterium encodes these proteins:
- a CDS encoding DUF4136 domain-containing protein, whose translation MKMKDIISGVSLLAFCLSCASSSIRVEDYYFKKTDFSNYRTFDWQADSEAAGVLQQFPELQELIKNAVNSELQAKGLELQRGDPDLKILYFIIVQDKTLDLSIAQGRAYGSSGSVSVSFSQKVLEQKYQEGTLVLDFLETKTGDRLWRGSATKTLEEKSTPEKREETINMAVQKIFEKFPKN comes from the coding sequence ATGAAAATGAAAGACATAATCAGTGGTGTTAGTTTGCTCGCTTTTTGCCTGAGTTGTGCCTCTTCGTCGATTCGTGTAGAAGATTATTATTTCAAAAAAACTGACTTTAGTAACTACAGGACCTTTGATTGGCAAGCGGATAGTGAGGCTGCGGGAGTTTTGCAACAATTCCCAGAATTGCAGGAACTTATAAAAAACGCGGTTAATAGTGAACTACAGGCCAAGGGCTTAGAGCTGCAACGAGGAGATCCGGATTTGAAAATCCTTTACTTCATTATTGTGCAAGACAAAACATTAGACCTAAGCATCGCACAGGGTCGGGCATATGGCAGTTCCGGTTCTGTTAGTGTAAGTTTCTCGCAAAAAGTGCTGGAACAGAAATATCAAGAAGGCACCCTTGTCTTGGATTTTTTAGAAACCAAGACAGGCGATCGTCTCTGGCGCGGTTCTGCCACCAAAACACTTGAGGAAAAATCTACGCCTGAAAAACGCGAAGAGACAATTAATATGGCTGTGCAAAAGATATTCGAGAAATTCCCAAAGAATTAA
- a CDS encoding sigma-54-dependent Fis family transcriptional regulator: protein MADCYKSILIVEDDELFREAMQDTLKEKYTLQMAESAEEALTVLSKNSYDLVIVDINLPGKNGIELLADIKTRCSMLPVIMITAYDSIPQVVDSIKKGAFDYLVKPINAQELLLSLERALESYELQIELEHRRKLQSFSDKSIIIIGSSQDTKKLKSEAARVAKTDATILLEGETGTGKELIAQLIHADSPRSQRPCVVLNCGAIPENLVESEIFGHVKGAFTGAFQDSMGKFELAHRGTLILDEIGELPMEAQVKLLRILEEEEFYRVGGSRLVKVDVRVIASTNGNLKELAEEGKFRQDLLFRLNVYRIVISPLRHRQEDIIELAEFFIEKFARKSRRDVPTLTSAAQELLLNHKWRGNVRELRNVVERVVLFSKEKTIEKEHLGFIESTAPSRFSAEAVQLPSSGIDLEEVEKSLLLQALKLAKYNKSKAAKLLHLTPPTFYYRLEKYDLK, encoded by the coding sequence GTGGCTGATTGCTATAAAAGCATTTTAATTGTTGAAGATGATGAACTGTTTCGTGAGGCGATGCAAGACACCCTCAAGGAGAAGTATACGCTTCAAATGGCTGAATCTGCCGAAGAAGCGCTGACTGTTTTATCGAAAAATTCTTATGATTTGGTTATCGTTGATATTAATCTGCCGGGTAAAAACGGCATAGAGCTTCTGGCGGATATTAAAACACGCTGTTCGATGCTCCCGGTTATCATGATTACTGCCTATGATAGTATTCCCCAGGTAGTAGATTCAATTAAAAAGGGTGCATTCGATTATCTTGTCAAACCAATCAATGCTCAGGAATTGTTGCTTTCTCTTGAAAGAGCACTTGAATCTTATGAACTGCAAATTGAACTCGAACACAGGCGAAAATTGCAATCTTTCTCCGACAAGTCAATTATAATAATCGGAAGCAGCCAGGACACAAAAAAATTGAAGAGCGAAGCAGCTAGAGTTGCTAAAACAGATGCTACAATTCTTTTAGAGGGAGAAACCGGCACGGGCAAAGAATTGATAGCTCAACTAATCCATGCGGACAGCCCGCGCTCCCAAAGGCCCTGTGTTGTATTAAATTGCGGCGCCATACCCGAGAATTTAGTAGAATCAGAGATTTTTGGTCACGTAAAAGGCGCGTTTACGGGTGCGTTTCAAGACAGCATGGGTAAGTTTGAGTTGGCGCACCGTGGGACATTGATTCTGGACGAAATTGGCGAGCTTCCGATGGAAGCACAGGTTAAGTTACTACGAATTCTCGAGGAGGAGGAATTCTATCGTGTTGGCGGATCTCGTCTTGTTAAAGTTGATGTACGTGTTATTGCCTCCACAAATGGGAATCTCAAAGAATTAGCGGAAGAAGGTAAGTTTCGGCAGGATTTGTTGTTCCGATTAAATGTGTATCGGATTGTCATTTCACCGCTGCGGCACCGCCAGGAGGATATTATCGAACTGGCTGAATTCTTTATTGAAAAATTTGCCCGCAAATCCAGGAGAGATGTACCGACTTTAACTTCGGCAGCGCAAGAACTATTATTGAATCACAAGTGGCGTGGGAATGTTCGGGAATTGCGCAATGTTGTTGAGAGGGTGGTGCTCTTTTCGAAGGAAAAGACTATTGAGAAAGAGCATCTGGGTTTTATAGAATCGACCGCTCCATCGAGATTTTCAGCTGAGGCCGTCCAGCTTCCCTCAAGCGGTATTGATTTAGAGGAGGTTGAAAAGAGCTTGCTTTTGCAGGCTTTGAAACTTGCAAAATATAATAAGAGCAAAGCGGCAAAACTACTGCATCTGACCCCGCCGACGTTTTATTACCGCCTTGAGAAATATGATTTAAAATAA